The region ATAATTGCTATTGATTTTTTTTCAGGTTTTTTCTTATATTTGTTAAAAAACTCATCTCTTAAAAGTGTATATTTACTACCACACCATATTTTACAATTTTTAGAAACTAGTTTTTTATAATTTTTTTTATCTGCTTGAATACCATGATTTAAAATAAAGTCTGAACAATGAAAATTTAAAGTATCATCAAAACTTAATATTTTTAAGTTCTTATTTTTTGTTTTTATCTTTTTCTCAAAATCTTCATAAATATCATATGAATCAATAATAAGAAAGTCAACTTCTAAGTTTTTAATTAAATCATTCAAAGATTTTGTTTTATTGTCTTTTAAAATATAAACCATAAAACCATTTTTTAAAATCTCTTTATTTATATTTCCTTTTAAATCCAAGCTTGAAAATATTATTTGTAGTTGTTTATTTTGTGCTTTTAATCTTTTTGCTAAGACCAAACACCTTTTGACATGTCCTAATCCTATAGTTGAAGAGGAGTCACATCTAAATAATATTTTTTTCAAGTCTATCACCCATCTTATAATCTTTTCTTGCTGTTTTACCTAAAATTTCATTTAAATATTTGGGATGTAATCCATATCCAGGTCTTACACTTTTTATGTTCTCTTCTGTAAACTTTTCACCTTTTTTTATATCTTTACTTACATATAAACTTCTTGAAAACCTTCTTTGTCCTTTTCTTTTTTCATTTAAACTATAATCAACTTTTCCTATAAGTTTTTCAGTTTCTCTTATTTTCTCAACCATTAAAGAAAACTCTTTTTTATCTAAAGAAAATTCACAATCTGGTCCACCTATACTTTTATCAAGTATAAAATGTTTTTCAATAACTTGTGAGCCAAGTGTAGTTGCCACAATTGGAGCAGTTATACCTAAAGTATGATCAGAGAATCCAATTTTTACACCAAATAAATCTTTC is a window of Halarcobacter sp. DNA encoding:
- the pseG gene encoding UDP-2,4-diacetamido-2,4,6-trideoxy-beta-L-altropyranose hydrolase, giving the protein MKKILFRCDSSSTIGLGHVKRCLVLAKRLKAQNKQLQIIFSSLDLKGNINKEILKNGFMVYILKDNKTKSLNDLIKNLEVDFLIIDSYDIYEDFEKKIKTKNKNLKILSFDDTLNFHCSDFILNHGIQADKKNYKKLVSKNCKIWCGSKYTLLRDEFFNKYKKKPEKKSIAIILGGNDVLNLSSKISKYLLKIDNKYKISIITSNVNIHLEELKKNLNVKVLVDIDNIAEVLSSKEFVISASGGTLFEVLALKKKFINIEVANNQKVVTDFLKQKNIKTTIKADELSLEKLKEKIEYIEKTDIYKKIDLKFSKDRLIKKILKELE